In Vulgatibacter sp., a single genomic region encodes these proteins:
- the boxC gene encoding 2,3-epoxybenzoyl-CoA dihydrolase, with translation MEPILFETHPSRYKHWKLEILGDTARLWMDVQEDGGLGSGYQLKLNSYDLGVDIELADAIQRLRFEHPEIKALVIGSLKDKIFCAGANIHMLGGSGHPFKVNFCKFTNETRLYLEEMSAASGIKSLCAANGTASGGGYELALACDEILLVDDGNSAVSLPEVPLLGVLPGTGGLTRVVDKRKVRRDHADFFSTTAEGVRGKRAVEWKLVDEVVAKSKFDAKVREITGRLAAQSDRPENAKGIELKPLQPTRSKDGITYRYVELALDRDKRTATITMKGPDAPQPENAAGFLAAGSDAWAIRAFRELDDALLHLRFNELEIGLVLLRTEGDAQAVLAVDKTLEANQNDWLVREIRLHMKRVLKRLDLMARTVYAMIEPGSCFAGSLFELTLAADRSYMLADPDRPTHVQLSAMNAGPLPMSNGLTRLQTRFLDEHERVAKLLAHEGGFDADAALEAGLVTFAPDDIDWDDEVRLAVEERAALSPDSLTGMEANLRFAGPETMETKIFGRLSAWQNWIFIRPNATGEKGALSLYGKAGLRPDFDMRRT, from the coding sequence ATGGAACCGATCCTTTTCGAGACCCATCCCTCCCGCTACAAGCATTGGAAGCTCGAGATCCTCGGCGACACCGCACGCCTGTGGATGGACGTCCAGGAGGACGGCGGCCTGGGCTCCGGCTACCAGCTCAAGCTCAACAGCTACGACCTCGGCGTGGACATCGAGCTCGCCGACGCGATCCAGCGGCTCCGCTTCGAGCACCCCGAGATCAAGGCACTGGTGATCGGCTCGCTGAAGGACAAGATCTTCTGCGCCGGCGCCAACATCCACATGCTCGGCGGCTCCGGTCATCCCTTCAAGGTGAACTTCTGCAAGTTCACCAACGAGACCCGCCTCTACCTCGAGGAGATGTCGGCAGCGTCGGGGATCAAGAGCCTCTGCGCCGCCAACGGCACCGCCTCGGGCGGCGGCTACGAGCTGGCGCTGGCCTGCGACGAGATCCTCCTCGTCGACGACGGCAACAGCGCCGTCTCCCTCCCCGAGGTGCCGCTCCTCGGCGTGCTCCCCGGCACCGGCGGCCTCACCCGCGTGGTCGACAAGCGCAAGGTGCGCCGCGACCACGCCGACTTCTTCTCCACCACCGCCGAGGGCGTGCGCGGCAAGCGCGCGGTGGAGTGGAAGCTGGTGGACGAGGTGGTGGCCAAGTCGAAGTTCGACGCGAAGGTCCGCGAGATCACCGGCAGGCTCGCCGCCCAGAGCGATCGCCCGGAGAACGCGAAGGGGATCGAGCTCAAGCCCCTGCAGCCCACGCGCTCGAAGGACGGCATCACCTACCGCTACGTGGAGCTCGCCCTCGATCGCGACAAGCGCACCGCCACGATCACGATGAAGGGCCCCGACGCGCCCCAGCCCGAGAACGCCGCGGGCTTCCTCGCAGCGGGCTCCGACGCCTGGGCGATCCGCGCCTTCCGCGAGCTCGACGACGCCCTCCTCCACCTCCGCTTCAACGAGCTGGAAATCGGCCTCGTGCTGCTGCGCACCGAGGGCGACGCGCAGGCGGTCCTTGCCGTGGACAAGACCCTGGAGGCGAACCAGAACGACTGGCTCGTCCGCGAGATCCGCCTCCACATGAAGCGCGTGCTCAAGCGCCTCGACCTGATGGCGCGCACCGTCTACGCGATGATCGAGCCGGGCTCCTGCTTCGCCGGCTCCCTCTTCGAGCTCACCCTCGCCGCGGACCGCAGCTACATGCTCGCCGATCCGGACCGGCCGACCCACGTGCAGCTCTCGGCGATGAACGCCGGGCCGCTGCCGATGTCGAACGGCCTCACCCGCCTGCAGACCCGCTTCCTCGACGAGCACGAGCGGGTGGCGAAGCTCCTCGCCCACGAAGGTGGCTTCGACGCCGATGCCGCCCTCGAGGCCGGCCTCGTCACCTTCGCCCCCGACGACATCGACTGGGACGACGAGGTGCGCCTCGCCGTCGAGGAGCGCGCGGCCCTGAGCCCCGACTCCCTCACCGGCATGGAGGCCAACCTGCGCTTCGCCGGCCCCGAGACGATGGAGACCAAGATCTTCGGCAGGCTCTCCGCCTGGCAGAACTGGATCTTCATCCGCCCCAACGCCACCGGCGAGAAGGGCGCCCTCTCCCTCTACGGCAAGGCCGGGCTGCGTCCCGACTTCGACATGCGCCGCACCTGA
- the boxB gene encoding benzoyl-CoA 2,3-epoxidase subunit BoxB: MSNVSLNEKIPNNVDLSSDKRLQRALEQWQPEFISWWKDMGPEGFQEKDIYLRTAISVDPKGWAHFDYVRMPEYRWGIFLADPIKDRTVGFGDHIGEAAWQEVPGEHRNSLRRLIVTQGDTEPASVEQQRRLGQSCPSLYDLRNLFQVNVEEGRHLWAMVYLLHSYFGRDGREEAEALLQRRSGDEDKPRILGAFNEPCTDWLSFFMFTTFTDRDGKYQLLALAESGFDPLARTCRFMLTEEAHHMFVGETGIARIIQRAVQLMKEGTDPRSVGAIDLPTIQRYLNFWYTVSLDLFGSEISTNAANFFGAGLKGRAKEESYEDHVALDQFYAMDVPEDGKLVRKEIAMRSAMNEVLRDAYVEDCQKAVNRWNKNTVDVGFTFTLPSRRFHRNQGHFAGRHFTPTGEEIGQAQYEAKHDEWLPSESDKAYVRSLMVNPVYAPGHFANWIAPPPRGINDQPIDFEYVRYNEG; this comes from the coding sequence ATGAGCAACGTTTCGTTGAACGAGAAGATCCCGAACAACGTCGACCTCTCCTCCGACAAGCGCCTGCAGCGCGCGCTGGAGCAGTGGCAGCCCGAGTTCATCTCCTGGTGGAAGGACATGGGCCCCGAGGGCTTCCAGGAGAAGGACATCTACCTGCGCACCGCGATCTCGGTGGACCCGAAGGGCTGGGCCCACTTCGACTACGTGCGCATGCCCGAGTACCGCTGGGGCATCTTCCTCGCGGACCCGATCAAGGATCGCACGGTCGGCTTCGGCGATCACATCGGCGAGGCAGCGTGGCAGGAGGTGCCCGGCGAGCACCGCAACTCCCTGCGCCGGCTGATCGTGACCCAGGGCGACACCGAGCCCGCCTCGGTGGAGCAGCAGCGCCGCCTCGGGCAGAGCTGCCCCTCGCTCTACGATCTGCGCAACCTCTTCCAGGTGAACGTGGAGGAGGGCCGCCACCTCTGGGCGATGGTCTACCTCCTCCACTCCTACTTCGGCCGTGACGGCCGCGAGGAAGCGGAAGCCCTGCTGCAGCGCCGCTCCGGTGACGAGGACAAGCCGCGCATCCTCGGCGCCTTCAACGAGCCCTGCACCGATTGGCTCTCCTTCTTCATGTTCACCACCTTCACCGACCGCGACGGCAAGTACCAGCTGCTGGCGCTGGCGGAGTCCGGCTTCGATCCGCTCGCGCGGACCTGCCGCTTCATGCTCACCGAGGAAGCCCACCACATGTTCGTGGGCGAGACGGGCATCGCCCGGATCATCCAGCGCGCGGTGCAGCTGATGAAGGAGGGGACCGATCCCCGCAGCGTCGGCGCCATCGACCTGCCCACGATCCAGCGCTACCTGAACTTCTGGTACACGGTGTCGCTCGATCTCTTCGGCTCGGAGATCTCCACCAACGCCGCCAACTTCTTCGGCGCGGGCCTCAAGGGCCGCGCGAAGGAGGAGAGCTACGAGGACCACGTCGCCCTCGACCAGTTCTACGCGATGGACGTGCCCGAGGACGGCAAGCTGGTGCGCAAGGAGATCGCGATGCGCTCGGCGATGAACGAGGTGCTCCGCGACGCCTACGTCGAGGATTGCCAGAAGGCGGTCAACCGCTGGAACAAGAACACCGTCGACGTGGGCTTCACCTTCACCCTGCCGTCGCGCCGCTTCCACCGGAACCAGGGCCACTTCGCCGGCCGCCACTTCACGCCCACCGGCGAGGAGATCGGCCAGGCGCAGTACGAGGCGAAGCACGACGAGTGGCTCCCCTCGGAGAGCGACAAGGCCTACGTGCGCAGCCTGATGGTCAACCCGGTCTACGCGCCGGGCCACTTCGCCAACTGGATCGCCCCGCCGCCCCGCGGGATCAACGACCAGCCGATCGACTTCGAGTACGTCCGCTACAACGAGGGCTGA
- a CDS encoding EGF domain-containing protein, translating to MSSLRGLLLLLPLLALAACGDDPRPGAGRPGDPCSAAACDEDATCTVVDGAAACICNEGYAGDGATCADVDECTEAGICGGAGSFCSNLPGGYECGCLEGFEPKDGACADVDECALGTDSCAGDLVCVNRRGGFDCECPAGYHDYGSGCEDVDECFLGTAGCAEEAICTNTPGGFTCACDEGYSGDGATCVDVDECATGNGGCGDDATCFNRPGTRLCICDDPGETHDGTACVPTASGWQPPVVIGPGLGGEEIPWTQPQAIDSDADGNLFVLLSSYGANVHMRRYDAATGSWGNPTLLAGDEGYESRLAVAPAGDALVAWTTVPVGEVPPRVMVRRYEPSAGWGPATEITRSVSGERDVLLRGLAVDDQGNAVVAWSYSYEDGGWTRYGTKVRVLEAGATTWSEKATVPGAQDGARIALHRADGQLHLAVGWAWDDVATIEGRWDTAADSWTWDGQPMVHGTDAYDAVVGYDAAGELYAAWAEQAEEATEVTVRVRRRSTSFAGWEPATFVHVGGYADLSLQIAPGAADQALVGFVAADDEGSHGWVARYDGTWFDAVRVDPEDRGGTEGLSIDLHVDGRCVAVWSDLDEAEGDLRSIQARVCDEAGELRPVATLEADDTIRHVEPRAHVASGSIAAAWTAVLGEPDGQQAATAFVALRPEAP from the coding sequence ATGTCCTCGCTACGCGGTCTCCTCCTTCTCCTCCCCCTCCTGGCCCTCGCCGCCTGCGGCGACGATCCCAGGCCCGGCGCCGGTCGGCCCGGCGATCCCTGCAGCGCCGCGGCCTGCGACGAGGACGCCACCTGCACCGTGGTGGACGGCGCCGCGGCGTGCATCTGCAACGAGGGCTACGCCGGCGACGGTGCCACCTGCGCCGACGTGGACGAGTGCACCGAAGCGGGGATCTGCGGCGGCGCCGGATCCTTCTGCAGCAATCTGCCCGGCGGGTACGAGTGCGGCTGCCTCGAGGGCTTCGAGCCGAAGGACGGCGCCTGCGCCGACGTCGACGAGTGTGCCCTCGGCACCGACAGCTGCGCTGGCGACCTGGTGTGCGTGAACCGGAGGGGCGGCTTCGATTGCGAATGCCCCGCCGGCTACCACGACTACGGCAGCGGCTGCGAGGACGTCGACGAGTGCTTCCTCGGCACCGCCGGGTGCGCCGAGGAGGCGATCTGCACCAACACGCCTGGCGGCTTCACCTGCGCCTGCGACGAGGGTTATTCCGGCGACGGCGCCACCTGCGTCGACGTGGACGAGTGCGCCACCGGGAACGGCGGCTGCGGTGACGACGCCACCTGCTTCAACCGGCCGGGCACCAGGCTCTGCATCTGCGACGATCCGGGGGAGACCCACGACGGCACCGCCTGCGTGCCGACGGCATCCGGCTGGCAGCCTCCGGTGGTGATCGGCCCCGGCCTCGGCGGCGAGGAGATCCCCTGGACCCAGCCGCAGGCGATCGACTCGGACGCAGACGGCAACCTCTTCGTCCTCCTCTCCAGCTACGGCGCCAACGTGCACATGCGGCGCTACGACGCGGCGACCGGCAGCTGGGGCAACCCCACCCTCCTCGCCGGTGACGAGGGCTACGAATCGCGCCTCGCGGTGGCTCCCGCAGGCGACGCCCTGGTGGCGTGGACCACGGTGCCGGTCGGCGAGGTGCCGCCCCGCGTGATGGTGCGGCGCTATGAGCCCTCCGCAGGCTGGGGCCCCGCAACGGAGATCACCCGCTCCGTGAGCGGCGAGCGCGACGTCCTCCTCCGCGGCCTCGCCGTCGACGACCAGGGGAACGCCGTGGTCGCCTGGAGCTACAGCTACGAGGACGGCGGCTGGACGAGGTACGGCACGAAGGTCCGCGTTCTCGAGGCGGGCGCCACCACCTGGAGCGAAAAGGCCACGGTCCCCGGGGCGCAGGACGGCGCGCGGATCGCCTTGCACCGGGCGGACGGCCAGCTCCACCTCGCGGTGGGTTGGGCCTGGGACGACGTCGCCACCATCGAGGGGCGCTGGGACACTGCCGCGGACAGCTGGACCTGGGACGGGCAGCCCATGGTCCACGGCACCGACGCCTACGACGCCGTGGTCGGCTACGACGCAGCGGGCGAACTCTACGCGGCGTGGGCGGAGCAGGCCGAGGAGGCGACCGAGGTGACCGTGCGCGTGCGCCGCCGCAGCACCAGCTTCGCCGGCTGGGAACCTGCCACCTTCGTCCACGTCGGCGGCTATGCCGATCTCTCGCTGCAGATCGCCCCGGGCGCAGCGGACCAGGCGCTGGTGGGCTTCGTCGCCGCCGACGACGAGGGCAGCCACGGCTGGGTCGCGCGCTACGACGGCACCTGGTTCGACGCGGTGCGGGTCGATCCCGAGGACCGCGGCGGGACGGAGGGGCTCTCGATCGACCTGCACGTGGACGGCCGCTGCGTCGCCGTCTGGTCGGACCTCGACGAGGCCGAAGGGGACCTGCGCTCGATCCAGGCCCGGGTCTGCGACGAGGCCGGGGAGCTGCGCCCCGTCGCCACCCTCGAAGCGGACGACACGATCCGCCACGTCGAACCGCGGGCCC